The following coding sequences lie in one Saccopteryx bilineata isolate mSacBil1 chromosome X, mSacBil1_pri_phased_curated, whole genome shotgun sequence genomic window:
- the HAPSTR2 gene encoding LOW QUALITY PROTEIN: HUWE1-associated protein modifying stress responses 2 (The sequence of the model RefSeq protein was modified relative to this genomic sequence to represent the inferred CDS: inserted 1 base in 1 codon; substituted 3 bases at 3 genomic stop codons), translating to MGPEGNNKVSGTGGCGLISWSSLRPNRASGGRGLHPHRGREGGGLRLKRGKLRARGEVRCRSNSRRPVRRRMEGQLKHAEHWFSKWERQXEREEQLPPXLQEEEDREEMGPKRNEQKLWHLFQTSANSVAQFYKGSGCPQPEHSMWDPFQSAAMAVASLYKEGRNAHQRSFDLGVQIGYQRNIKDVLDXVKKGQSTILQEDLISFLCGKVPLAPPTPGTPRIPPKPPAAPLSQALATDWSLLVDVGLKPFHXASALHGLSGAMANISVQFDPTHKCIRITEILLFSSPNAVWEPFLGSGVLGWDSGPGDDHPHLSG from the exons ATGGGGCCGGAAGGGAACAACAAGGTATCCGGCACTGGAGGCTGCGGACTTATCTCCTGGAGTAGCCTAAGGCCTAATCGAGCGAGCGGCGGGCGGGGCTTGCATCCGCACCGCGGGCG CGAAGGAGGTGGCCTCCGCTTAAAGAGGGGAAAACTCCGGGCCCGCGGTGAAGTGAGGTGTAGAAGCAACAGTAGGCGACCCGTCAGGAGGAGAATGGAAGGACAGCTGAAGCACGCGGAGCACTGGTTCTCCAAGTGGGAGCGTC CGGAGCGGGAAGAGCAGCTGCCTCCCTAGCTGCAAGAAGAGGAggacagagaggagatggggcccAAGAGAAATGAGCAGAAGCTGTGGCATCTCTTCCAGACCTCGGCCAACTCCGTAGCCCAGTTCTACAAGGGTTCAGGGTGTCCACAGCCAGAACACTCTATGTGGGACCCCTTCCAGAGTGCGGCCATGGCTGTAGCTAGCCTCTACAAAGAGGGGAGGAATGCCCACCAAAGAAGTTTTGATCTGGGCGTCCAGATAGGCTACCAGCGTAACATCAAAGATGTGCTGGATTGAGTGAAGAAGGGACAAAGCACTATTCTTCAAGAAGACCTGATTAGCTTCCTGTGTGGCAAAGTGCCCCTTGCTCCTCCTACACCAGGGACACCCAGGATACCCCCAAAGCCACCTGCTGCGCCCTTGAGCCAAGCTTTGGCCACTGACTGGAGCTTATTGGTGGATGTTGGCCTGAAGCCCTTTCATTAGGCCAGCGCATTGCATGGCCTCAGTGGCGCCATGGCGAACATCAGTGTGCAGTTTGACCCAACCCACAAGTGCATCCGAATA acagaaatcctgctcttttcatcaccaaatgctgtctgggaaccttttctaggctctggggttttAGGCTGGGATTCCGGGCCTGGGGATGatcacccacacctctcaggatgA